From a single Herbiconiux sp. SALV-R1 genomic region:
- a CDS encoding LacI family DNA-binding transcriptional regulator — MSAEGATTALALDRESDARESDVETDAGAGIVAEPDAAAVVATRPSRRSTNTVTLDDVARHARVSPQTVSRSIRTPELVSEFTLERVRNSIAATGYVPNLAASNLASNRSMTVAAIIPAISASVFADALHGLEEVLSPAGYQLFIGSTDYRPGHEEELVRAFLGRRPDGIFIVGTDHSPNATHLLRESKVPVVEAWDLSDDPIDSVVGFSNSESIAALVRFAVERGYRHPTFAGSFQTGDFRALARRTSFEETVAKEFPGEPVRVVDSGTATVDFETGRRLLDETLRAHPETDVLMFASDVFAAGAVLECARRGISVPGDIAITGFGDFEIGRHLVPTLTTVAVPNRQIGTVAGELLLARMTHRAVDTAEIDLGYSVVARESA; from the coding sequence GTGAGCGCCGAGGGCGCGACGACCGCCCTCGCCCTCGATCGGGAATCCGACGCTCGGGAGTCCGACGTCGAGACGGATGCGGGGGCGGGCATCGTCGCCGAACCCGACGCCGCCGCGGTGGTCGCCACGCGCCCGTCGCGCCGCTCGACCAACACCGTCACGCTCGACGACGTGGCTCGCCACGCCCGCGTCTCGCCGCAAACCGTGTCGCGCTCCATCCGCACCCCCGAGCTGGTCTCGGAGTTCACCCTCGAGCGGGTGCGCAACTCCATCGCCGCCACCGGCTACGTGCCGAACCTCGCCGCCTCGAACCTCGCCTCCAACCGCAGCATGACGGTCGCGGCGATCATCCCCGCCATCTCGGCCTCGGTCTTCGCCGACGCCCTGCACGGCCTTGAAGAGGTGCTCTCGCCCGCGGGGTACCAGCTGTTCATCGGCTCCACCGACTACCGCCCGGGCCACGAGGAGGAGCTCGTGCGGGCCTTCCTCGGCCGCCGCCCCGACGGCATCTTCATCGTCGGCACCGACCACTCCCCGAACGCCACCCACCTGCTGCGCGAGTCGAAGGTGCCCGTGGTCGAGGCCTGGGACCTCTCCGACGACCCCATCGACAGCGTCGTCGGCTTCTCGAACAGCGAGTCGATCGCCGCCCTCGTGCGCTTCGCGGTGGAGCGCGGCTACCGGCACCCGACCTTCGCGGGTTCGTTCCAGACCGGCGACTTCCGCGCGCTCGCGCGGCGCACCTCGTTCGAGGAGACCGTGGCGAAGGAGTTCCCCGGCGAACCCGTGCGCGTCGTCGACTCGGGCACCGCCACCGTCGACTTCGAGACCGGCCGCAGGTTGCTGGACGAGACGCTCCGCGCGCATCCGGAGACCGACGTGCTCATGTTCGCGAGCGACGTGTTCGCCGCCGGCGCGGTGCTCGAGTGTGCGCGGCGGGGCATCTCGGTGCCCGGCGACATCGCGATCACCGGGTTCGGTGACTTCGAGATCGGGCGCCACCTCGTGCCCACGCTCACCACGGTGGCCGTGCCGAACCGCCAGATCGGCACCGTGGCGGGGGAGCTGCTGCTCGCCCGCATGACCCACCGCGCCGTCGACACCGCCGAGATCGACCTCGGCTACTCCGTGGTCGCGCGCGAGAGCGCCTGA
- a CDS encoding FdhF/YdeP family oxidoreductase: MTTKPPVDDVTDDGIEVSHPKHYAVGLPGVVHSMEPALRQLGPRRTLELMTSINQQGGFDCMSCAWPDPDDRKKLEFCENGAKAVIWEATPVTVPSTFWAEHSLTELAEKSEYWLGMQGRLTEPVYKPADSDHYRPISWDEAFERIGANLNALDSPNRAAFYTSGRASNEAAFAYQLFVRAFGTNNLPDCSNMCHESTGTALSETIGIGKSTVSYDDFEKAELIIVMGQNPGTNHPRMLTALEDAKKAGATIVSVNPLPEAALERYKNPQSVRGMLGKGTVISDQFLQIRLGGDMALLQALSKRVLAAEAAAPGTVLDRAFLDEHTLGFDALAAHLAELDEAEVLEATGLSSGEIDELADRYIRSNATIITWAMGVTQHKKAVAAIKEIVNLLLLRGNIGKPGAGASPVRGHSNVQGDRTMGIWERMPPAFLDAMEREFGLPMPREVGVDAVDGIRAMQRGEISTWVSLGGNFVGAISDTAAAEAAMRGTGMTVQISTKLNRSHAVTGAEAIILPTLGRTEIDLRASGPQIVSVEDSVCAVHASHGRIPPVADGLLSEVAIVSRMARATLGSAPASGAGIDWAGFEDDYDLLREHIARVVPGCEGYNEKIRRKEGFVLPNGPRDSRTFTNAVGKALLTVNELEPLVCPPGRLLLQTLRSHDQFNTTIYSLNDRYRGIKKGRNVVFVNPDDLASLGLADGQLVDVFSEWPGQPDRSLRGFRVVSYPTARGCAAAYFPEANVLVPLDSTAERSNTPVSKAIVVRLEAAAG; this comes from the coding sequence ATGACCACCAAGCCCCCCGTCGACGACGTGACCGACGACGGCATCGAGGTCTCGCATCCGAAGCACTACGCGGTCGGCCTCCCCGGCGTCGTGCACTCGATGGAGCCCGCCCTCCGCCAGCTCGGCCCGCGCCGCACCCTCGAGCTCATGACCTCGATCAACCAGCAGGGCGGCTTCGACTGCATGAGCTGCGCCTGGCCCGACCCCGACGACCGCAAGAAGCTCGAGTTCTGCGAGAACGGCGCCAAGGCCGTGATCTGGGAGGCCACCCCCGTCACCGTGCCGTCGACCTTCTGGGCCGAGCACTCGCTCACCGAGCTGGCCGAGAAGTCGGAGTACTGGCTCGGCATGCAGGGCCGCCTCACCGAGCCCGTCTACAAGCCCGCCGACTCCGACCACTACCGCCCGATCAGTTGGGACGAGGCTTTCGAGCGCATCGGCGCGAACCTCAACGCCCTCGACTCGCCGAACCGCGCCGCCTTCTACACCAGCGGACGCGCCTCGAACGAGGCGGCCTTCGCCTACCAGCTCTTCGTGCGCGCCTTCGGCACGAACAACCTGCCCGACTGCTCGAACATGTGCCACGAGTCGACCGGCACCGCGCTCAGCGAGACCATCGGCATCGGCAAGTCGACGGTGTCGTACGACGACTTCGAGAAGGCCGAGCTCATCATCGTGATGGGCCAGAACCCGGGCACGAACCATCCGCGCATGCTCACCGCCCTCGAAGACGCGAAGAAGGCCGGAGCCACCATCGTGTCGGTGAACCCGCTGCCCGAGGCCGCACTCGAGCGCTACAAGAACCCGCAGTCGGTGCGCGGGATGCTCGGGAAGGGCACGGTCATCTCCGACCAGTTCCTGCAGATCCGGTTGGGCGGCGACATGGCGCTGCTCCAGGCGCTGTCGAAGCGGGTGCTGGCGGCGGAGGCCGCCGCGCCCGGCACCGTGCTCGACCGCGCCTTCCTCGACGAGCACACCCTCGGCTTCGACGCGCTGGCCGCGCACCTCGCCGAGCTCGACGAGGCCGAGGTGCTCGAGGCGACCGGGCTCAGCTCCGGCGAGATCGACGAACTCGCCGACCGGTACATCCGCTCGAACGCCACCATCATCACCTGGGCCATGGGTGTCACTCAGCACAAGAAGGCCGTGGCGGCGATCAAGGAGATCGTCAACCTGCTCCTCCTCCGCGGCAATATCGGCAAGCCGGGCGCGGGCGCCTCGCCGGTGCGCGGGCACAGCAACGTGCAGGGCGACCGCACCATGGGTATCTGGGAACGGATGCCTCCCGCCTTCCTCGACGCGATGGAGCGCGAGTTCGGCCTGCCGATGCCTCGGGAGGTCGGGGTGGATGCGGTGGACGGCATCCGGGCGATGCAACGCGGCGAGATCTCGACCTGGGTCTCGCTCGGCGGCAACTTCGTGGGCGCCATCTCCGACACGGCGGCGGCCGAGGCCGCGATGCGCGGCACGGGCATGACGGTGCAGATCTCGACCAAGCTCAACCGCTCGCACGCGGTGACGGGTGCGGAGGCCATCATCCTGCCGACGCTCGGGCGCACGGAGATCGATCTGCGCGCATCCGGGCCCCAGATCGTGAGTGTGGAGGACTCGGTGTGCGCCGTGCACGCGTCGCACGGGCGCATCCCTCCCGTCGCCGACGGGCTGCTCTCGGAGGTGGCGATCGTGTCGCGGATGGCGCGGGCGACGCTCGGGTCGGCGCCCGCCTCGGGCGCGGGCATCGACTGGGCGGGCTTCGAAGACGACTACGACCTGCTGCGCGAGCACATCGCGCGCGTGGTGCCCGGGTGCGAGGGGTACAACGAGAAGATCCGCCGCAAGGAGGGGTTCGTGCTGCCCAACGGGCCGCGCGACTCGCGCACCTTCACGAACGCGGTGGGCAAGGCGCTGCTCACGGTGAACGAGCTCGAGCCGCTGGTGTGCCCGCCGGGGCGCCTGCTGCTGCAGACCCTGCGCTCGCACGACCAGTTCAACACCACGATCTACAGCCTGAACGACCGGTACCGGGGCATCAAGAAGGGCCGCAACGTCGTGTTCGTGAACCCCGACGACCTCGCGTCGCTCGGTCTCGCCGACGGGCAGCTCGTCGACGTGTTCAGCGAGTGGCCGGGGCAGCCCGACCGCTCGCTGCGCGGCTTTCGCGTGGTGTCGTACCCCACAGCGCGCGGATGCGCGGCCGCCTACTTCCCCGAGGCGAACGTGCTCGTGCCGCTCGACTCGACGGCGGAGCGCAGCAACACGCCCGTGTCGAAGGCGATCGTGGTGCGGTTGGAGGCTGCTGCGGGCTGA
- a CDS encoding TetR/AcrR family transcriptional regulator produces the protein MVAGTASARTRLLDAASRLFYEEGMTATGIDTITAAAGVAKQSLYNNFASKDELMLAYIEARHEEWLGLYRARLAEAGTPRERVLAVFDAYIDHARFEYARGFRGCGLLNAAAELPAGAAGRDAVRRHKEQVEGLVREPLVELVASGSGADAAGVAASSSSSTSAAADRLAEHLSFLLEGSMSRAGLEGGTLRLEHARALAVDLLDAL, from the coding sequence ATGGTCGCTGGTACCGCATCCGCTCGAACGCGTCTGCTCGACGCCGCGTCGCGGCTGTTCTACGAGGAGGGGATGACGGCCACGGGGATCGACACGATCACGGCGGCGGCCGGGGTGGCCAAGCAGAGCCTGTACAACAACTTCGCGTCGAAGGACGAGCTGATGCTGGCGTACATCGAGGCGCGGCACGAGGAGTGGCTCGGGCTGTACCGGGCGCGGCTCGCCGAGGCCGGGACTCCGCGGGAGCGGGTGCTCGCGGTGTTCGACGCGTACATCGACCACGCGCGGTTCGAGTACGCGCGCGGGTTCCGCGGGTGCGGGCTGCTGAACGCCGCGGCCGAGCTGCCGGCGGGGGCGGCCGGGCGGGATGCGGTGCGGCGGCACAAGGAGCAGGTGGAGGGGCTGGTGCGGGAGCCGCTGGTCGAGCTCGTGGCCTCGGGTTCAGGGGCGGATGCGGCCGGGGTTGCGGCCTCGTCCTCGTCCTCGACGTCGGCTGCGGCCGACCGCCTGGCCGAGCACCTCTCGTTCCTGCTCGAGGGCTCGATGAGCCGTGCCGGGCTGGAGGGCGGCACGCTCCGCCTCGAGCACGCGCGCGCCCTGGCCGTCGACCTGCTCGACGCCCTGTGA
- a CDS encoding molybdopterin molybdotransferase MoeA — protein MTRTRPAAPEAPDDQKRATWHEARRLAHEAGACSAAARGPDAREEVPLAQALTRVAALDVVAPTPLPHFASSAMDGWAVAGPGPWRLHPSAAAASSSKLAAGEAVDIVTGALLPEGCDAVLRSENGEVRMLDHAHPVLHRAPWCPDDEPRPGQHVRAAGAEASVGDVLITRGSTLGPVHLAVAAGAGCDVLSVRRPPTVALALTGDEVVTEGLPLPGQVRDSFGPSLPGVVAALGGRVVAADRIGDSAAATAGALGLNVRTPVDGNSFEPQPDIVVTTGGTGSSTADHVRAVLREAGAEVVVDGIDVRPGGPAFLARMPDARWVVGLPGNPLAALLSCITLLQPLVAGMLELPLPTLRAVELGAPVDPARAHTLLRPFTTRPDPARPGGELAFPTPWHGAAMLRGLADAVGVLVVPGAGAEAGQLVPCVPVPW, from the coding sequence GTGACGAGAACCCGCCCCGCCGCGCCGGAGGCACCCGACGACCAGAAGCGCGCGACCTGGCACGAGGCACGTCGGCTCGCCCACGAGGCGGGTGCCTGCTCGGCAGCGGCCCGAGGCCCCGACGCGCGGGAGGAGGTGCCTCTCGCCCAAGCGCTCACGAGGGTCGCGGCACTCGACGTCGTCGCGCCCACGCCCCTCCCGCACTTCGCCTCCTCCGCCATGGACGGCTGGGCCGTTGCCGGGCCCGGCCCTTGGCGGCTGCACCCGAGCGCCGCAGCGGCGAGTTCGTCGAAGCTGGCGGCAGGCGAGGCCGTCGACATCGTCACCGGCGCCCTCCTCCCCGAAGGGTGCGACGCGGTTCTCCGCAGTGAGAACGGCGAGGTGCGGATGCTCGACCACGCGCACCCCGTGCTCCACCGCGCCCCGTGGTGCCCCGACGACGAGCCCCGCCCGGGGCAGCACGTGCGGGCGGCGGGAGCCGAGGCATCCGTCGGCGACGTGCTGATCACCCGCGGCAGCACTCTCGGGCCCGTGCACCTCGCCGTCGCGGCGGGCGCCGGATGCGACGTGCTCAGCGTCAGGCGCCCGCCCACCGTCGCCCTCGCCCTCACCGGTGACGAGGTCGTGACGGAAGGGTTACCCCTCCCCGGCCAGGTGCGGGACAGCTTCGGGCCGTCTCTTCCCGGTGTCGTGGCGGCCCTGGGCGGGAGGGTGGTCGCCGCGGATCGCATCGGGGACAGCGCGGCCGCGACGGCCGGGGCCCTCGGCCTGAACGTCCGCACGCCCGTCGACGGGAACTCGTTCGAGCCGCAGCCCGACATCGTGGTCACCACGGGCGGCACGGGCTCGTCGACCGCCGACCACGTGCGCGCGGTGCTGCGCGAGGCCGGGGCCGAGGTCGTGGTCGACGGAATTGACGTGAGGCCGGGCGGCCCGGCGTTCCTGGCCCGCATGCCTGACGCGCGCTGGGTCGTGGGGCTCCCCGGGAACCCGCTCGCGGCGCTGCTCAGCTGCATCACCCTTCTGCAGCCCCTGGTGGCGGGGATGCTCGAACTGCCGCTTCCCACGCTCCGCGCGGTCGAACTCGGCGCGCCTGTCGACCCGGCCCGCGCACACACGCTGCTGCGCCCCTTCACCACCCGCCCCGACCCCGCGCGACCCGGAGGAGAGCTCGCGTTCCCGACCCCGTGGCACGGCGCCGCCATGCTCCGCGGGCTCGCCGATGCCGTCGGCGTGCTCGTGGTGCCGGGCGCGGGCGCCGAGGCGGGTCAGCTCGTGCCCTGCGTTCCCGTGCCCTGGTAG
- a CDS encoding NTP transferase domain-containing protein: MHVDVIVLAGGRSSRVDGVAKASLVVGGATLLQRAVVAGLGAIAVGAAGAAPGVGAEPGGGGRLVVVGPDDETTALGDVLRDPRLAGGMLLRARETPPFGGPAAAIAAGLAALRRSPEPTPGRGTAVGPFVAVIACDHPRVEHALPLVLAALRDRAEESIDAWMAQGEDPPPLALVAQNARITHDESTLRDQHQGRLQPLLAVYRRASLDRRVNALRRERPGGLDGASVRQLIDGLALLPVRVPTADTADIDTWADAARFGAQPPTASDAARPEVEPPTASDAARFGAQPPTASDAARPGVERPTASAAARFAAQPTTASDAVLQRPTTIGGSS, translated from the coding sequence ATGCACGTCGACGTGATCGTCTTGGCCGGGGGTCGCTCCTCGCGCGTCGACGGCGTCGCGAAGGCGTCGCTCGTCGTGGGTGGCGCGACCCTGCTGCAGCGGGCGGTGGTGGCGGGCCTCGGCGCGATCGCTGTCGGCGCCGCGGGCGCCGCACCCGGCGTGGGCGCCGAGCCCGGCGGGGGCGGGCGGCTCGTCGTTGTCGGGCCCGACGACGAGACCACCGCGCTCGGCGACGTCCTCCGCGACCCGCGCCTGGCGGGCGGGATGCTGCTGCGCGCTCGAGAGACGCCGCCCTTCGGTGGGCCCGCGGCGGCGATCGCCGCGGGGCTCGCGGCCCTTCGGCGCTCGCCGGAGCCGACGCCCGGGAGGGGAACTGCGGTGGGCCCGTTCGTCGCGGTGATCGCCTGCGACCACCCCCGCGTTGAACACGCGCTTCCCCTCGTGCTGGCGGCACTGCGAGATCGTGCCGAGGAGTCGATCGATGCGTGGATGGCCCAAGGGGAAGACCCACCACCCCTCGCATTGGTCGCGCAAAATGCTCGAATAACGCACGATGAGAGCACTTTGCGCGACCAACACCAGGGGCGGCTCCAGCCTCTCCTCGCGGTCTACCGTCGTGCCTCACTTGACCGGCGTGTGAACGCCCTCCGGCGCGAGCGCCCTGGGGGTCTCGACGGCGCGTCGGTGCGCCAGCTCATCGACGGGCTGGCGCTCCTCCCCGTGCGGGTGCCGACCGCGGACACCGCCGACATCGACACCTGGGCCGACGCCGCCCGCTTCGGCGCGCAGCCGCCCACCGCATCCGATGCCGCACGGCCCGAGGTGGAGCCGCCCACCGCATCTGATGCGGCTCGCTTCGGCGCGCAGCCGCCCACCGCGTCCGACGCGGCCCGGCCCGGGGTGGAGCGGCCGACCGCATCGGCCGCCGCCCGCTTCGCCGCGCAGCCAACCACCGCATCCGACGCCGTTCTCCAGCGCCCGACGACCATCGGAGGATCATCATGA
- a CDS encoding DMT family transporter, with protein MKRGRLVGIGLIGIASLLWGTTGTAATFAPGVGPLAIGAAALGIGGLLQAAIAVPALRAAWPALRIRLPLVLLGAVAVAVYPLAFYSSMRLAGVAVGSVVSLASAPLASGVLERIVDRLPLSRWWMLAAGLGVVGCVLLSVSKLEAGAGAVVGAGAGVGAGAGAAGVTATVGAGATAASAGAAADAAAGLAGGGGAVPLGILLGLVAGITYAIYSWVARRLIDDGIGRAASMGSVFGAGGLLLMPVLLITGAPLVATPQAFAVAAYMALVPMFLGYLLFGFGLTRVSASTATTVTLTEPAVAAVLAVLVVGEQLNAVGWAGLGVIALVLVLLSVAPTNTPASTRRGITADPVLG; from the coding sequence GTGAAGCGCGGGCGGCTCGTCGGCATCGGGCTCATCGGCATCGCGTCGCTGCTGTGGGGAACGACGGGAACGGCGGCGACCTTCGCACCGGGGGTCGGGCCGCTCGCCATCGGCGCCGCCGCTCTGGGTATCGGCGGCCTGCTGCAGGCGGCGATCGCCGTGCCTGCGTTGCGGGCGGCGTGGCCGGCCCTGCGCATCCGTCTCCCCCTGGTGCTGCTCGGAGCGGTCGCCGTCGCGGTGTACCCGCTCGCCTTCTACAGCTCGATGCGCCTCGCGGGTGTGGCGGTGGGCTCGGTGGTGTCGCTCGCGTCGGCGCCCCTCGCGTCGGGGGTGCTCGAGCGCATCGTCGACCGCCTCCCCCTCAGCCGCTGGTGGATGCTCGCCGCCGGCCTCGGGGTCGTCGGCTGCGTGCTGCTCAGCGTGTCGAAGCTCGAAGCGGGCGCGGGTGCGGTCGTCGGCGCGGGAGCGGGCGTCGGCGCGGGCGCGGGCGCCGCCGGGGTGACGGCTACCGTGGGCGCGGGCGCCACGGCGGCGAGCGCCGGCGCCGCCGCTGACGCCGCTGCCGGACTCGCGGGCGGTGGCGGTGCTGTGCCGCTCGGCATCCTGTTGGGTCTCGTGGCGGGCATCACCTACGCGATCTACTCCTGGGTCGCGCGCCGCCTCATCGACGACGGCATCGGACGTGCCGCCTCGATGGGCTCGGTCTTCGGCGCGGGCGGCCTCCTGCTCATGCCCGTGCTGCTCATCACCGGCGCCCCGCTGGTCGCCACGCCGCAGGCCTTCGCGGTGGCGGCGTACATGGCGCTGGTGCCGATGTTCCTGGGCTACCTGCTGTTCGGCTTTGGCCTCACCCGCGTCTCGGCCAGCACCGCCACCACCGTCACCCTCACCGAGCCCGCGGTGGCGGCCGTGCTCGCGGTGCTCGTCGTCGGCGAGCAGCTGAACGCCGTCGGCTGGGCCGGCCTCGGCGTGATCGCCCTCGTGCTCGTACTCCTGTCGGTCGCCCCGACGAACACCCCCGCATCCACCCGTCGGGGGATCACGGCCGACCCGGTGCTCGGTTAG
- the fdhD gene encoding formate dehydrogenase accessory sulfurtransferase FdhD: MARITARRRVTRITVGGARQRREDVLAAEEPLEIRVGGRSLAITMRTPGHDVDLAAGFLVSEGVIRHGDDFTAARYCAGATDEGLNTYNVLDVTLAPGVAAPDPSLERNFFTTSSCGICGKASIDAVRTLSHYEVGGDTFELDAALLVTFPHRLREQQAVFEKTGGLHAAALFDALTGDLLVLREDVGRHNAVDKVIGWAVKENLLPLRHTVLMVSGRASFELTQKASMAGIPMLAAVSAPSSLAAELASELGMTLVGFLRGDSMVVYSGAERIRSSDADRRLEPEHEPAAAQAPHPALSQTGAPR, encoded by the coding sequence ATGGCCAGAATCACCGCCCGCCGCCGGGTCACCCGCATCACCGTGGGCGGCGCCCGCCAGCGGCGCGAAGACGTGCTCGCCGCCGAGGAACCGCTCGAGATCAGGGTGGGCGGTCGCTCCCTCGCCATCACGATGCGCACGCCCGGGCACGACGTCGATCTGGCCGCGGGGTTCCTGGTGTCGGAGGGCGTCATCCGGCACGGCGACGACTTCACGGCCGCCCGCTACTGCGCCGGCGCCACCGACGAGGGCCTCAACACCTACAACGTGCTCGACGTCACGCTCGCCCCGGGCGTCGCCGCGCCCGACCCGAGTCTCGAGCGCAACTTCTTCACCACGAGCTCGTGCGGAATCTGCGGCAAGGCGAGCATCGACGCCGTGCGCACCCTCTCACACTACGAGGTGGGCGGCGACACGTTCGAGCTCGATGCCGCCCTGCTCGTGACCTTCCCCCACCGACTCCGCGAGCAGCAGGCCGTGTTCGAGAAGACCGGAGGCCTGCACGCCGCCGCCCTGTTCGACGCGCTCACCGGCGATCTGCTCGTGCTGCGCGAAGACGTGGGCCGCCACAACGCCGTCGACAAGGTGATCGGATGGGCGGTGAAGGAGAACCTGCTCCCCCTGCGCCACACCGTGCTCATGGTCTCCGGGCGCGCGAGCTTCGAGCTCACCCAGAAGGCGTCGATGGCCGGCATCCCGATGCTGGCCGCCGTGTCGGCGCCGTCGTCGCTCGCGGCCGAGCTCGCCTCCGAGCTCGGCATGACGCTCGTCGGGTTCCTTCGCGGGGATTCCATGGTGGTCTACAGCGGTGCGGAGCGCATCCGTTCCTCCGACGCCGACCGCCGGCTCGAGCCAGAACACGAACCTGCCGCGGCGCAGGCACCCCACCCCGCCCTCTCCCAGACCGGAGCACCCCGATGA
- a CDS encoding DUF6457 domain-containing protein, giving the protein MTNPTDDTAAELAEWAALAGEELEISGFTPDVAAVLELAGVAAHAVRRPAAPVTTYLLGIAVGRAMAAGDDPVEAAARASAALSALAERYGGRQP; this is encoded by the coding sequence ATGACGAACCCCACCGACGACACCGCGGCCGAGCTCGCGGAGTGGGCCGCGCTCGCCGGCGAGGAGCTCGAGATCAGCGGGTTCACGCCCGACGTCGCCGCCGTGCTCGAGCTCGCGGGCGTCGCGGCGCACGCGGTGCGGCGGCCGGCCGCGCCGGTCACCACCTACCTGCTGGGGATCGCCGTCGGGCGGGCGATGGCGGCGGGTGACGATCCCGTCGAGGCGGCGGCGCGTGCCTCGGCGGCGCTCTCCGCGCTGGCGGAGAGGTACGGCGGTCGGCAGCCGTGA
- a CDS encoding aldehyde dehydrogenase (NADP(+)), translating to MLTTTDPRSGVSAATDLEPTTDEGVDEIARWAAAAAHELQARGREFRAQLLDAMAAAVLEARDELVAVADSETGLGVARLTGEAGRSAFQFQLFAEAVREGSFVEAAIDHAGDTPLGPGPDVRRMLVSIGPVAVFGSSNFPFAFSVLGGDTASAIAAGSPVVVKAHGSHPLTSKLSFEVLQRAAAAVGAPRGTFGIVYGQRAGVALVKHPSIKAAGFTGSLGAASALQAAIDERPDPIPFFGELSSINPLVITPGAAAARTSEIASGLFTSFTGSAGQLCTKPGIAFVPSGETGDALVEQLKGLTREAGAQVLLNDRIRDSFGEISARLEAGGAPVAAQGSAEVPSGAGSADGFFVPPTLLETTAGALDETLAEECFGPLVVVARYTELEEVQEAFGRIPKSLTATLHVEDDESDLVSSLAPTLEASAGRIVFNGFPTGVRVTWAQQHGGPWPSTNSQHTSVGVTAVRRFLRPLAWQNAPQSALPVELRDADPGIPRRIDGVLVLPA from the coding sequence ATGCTCACCACCACAGATCCCCGCTCCGGTGTTAGCGCTGCCACCGATCTCGAGCCGACCACCGACGAGGGCGTCGACGAGATCGCCCGCTGGGCCGCCGCCGCTGCCCACGAACTGCAGGCCCGCGGGCGCGAGTTCCGCGCCCAGCTGCTCGACGCCATGGCCGCGGCCGTGCTCGAGGCGCGCGACGAGCTCGTCGCGGTCGCCGACTCCGAGACGGGTCTCGGCGTCGCGCGGCTCACCGGGGAGGCGGGGCGCAGCGCCTTCCAGTTCCAGCTGTTCGCCGAAGCCGTGCGTGAGGGGAGCTTCGTCGAGGCCGCGATCGACCACGCGGGCGACACTCCGCTCGGCCCTGGTCCGGATGTGCGGCGCATGCTGGTCTCGATCGGCCCGGTCGCCGTGTTCGGGTCGAGCAACTTCCCCTTCGCGTTCTCGGTGCTCGGCGGCGACACCGCCTCGGCCATCGCGGCGGGGTCGCCCGTGGTCGTGAAGGCGCACGGGTCGCATCCGCTCACCTCGAAGCTCTCGTTCGAGGTGCTGCAGCGCGCAGCGGCGGCGGTCGGGGCGCCGCGGGGGACGTTCGGCATCGTCTACGGGCAGCGGGCGGGGGTGGCGCTGGTGAAGCATCCGTCGATCAAGGCCGCCGGGTTCACGGGCTCGCTCGGCGCGGCCTCGGCGCTGCAGGCGGCGATCGACGAGCGGCCCGACCCCATCCCGTTCTTCGGGGAGCTGTCGAGCATCAACCCGCTGGTCATCACGCCGGGGGCCGCTGCCGCGCGCACGTCGGAGATCGCGAGCGGACTGTTCACGTCGTTCACCGGATCTGCCGGGCAGCTGTGCACGAAGCCCGGCATCGCGTTCGTGCCGTCGGGTGAGACGGGGGATGCGCTGGTCGAGCAGCTGAAGGGTCTCACGCGGGAGGCGGGGGCGCAGGTGCTGCTGAACGACCGCATCCGTGACTCGTTCGGCGAGATCTCGGCGCGGCTGGAGGCCGGCGGGGCACCGGTGGCGGCGCAGGGGTCGGCCGAGGTGCCCTCGGGTGCGGGTTCGGCCGACGGGTTCTTCGTGCCGCCGACACTGCTCGAGACGACGGCGGGGGCGCTCGACGAGACGCTCGCCGAGGAATGCTTCGGGCCGCTCGTGGTGGTGGCGCGGTACACCGAGCTCGAGGAGGTGCAGGAGGCGTTCGGGCGCATCCCGAAGTCGCTCACCGCGACCCTGCACGTCGAAGACGACGAGAGTGACCTGGTGTCGTCGCTCGCGCCGACCCTCGAGGCGAGCGCGGGGCGCATCGTGTTCAACGGGTTCCCCACCGGCGTGCGCGTGACGTGGGCGCAGCAGCACGGCGGCCCGTGGCCCTCGACCAACTCGCAGCACACCTCGGTGGGCGTCACGGCGGTGCGCCGCTTCCTGCGCCCGCTCGCCTGGCAGAACGCGCCCCAGTCGGCGCTCCCCGTCGAGCTCCGCGACGCCGACCCGGGCATCCCCCGCCGCATCGACGGGGTGCTCGTGCTCCCCGCGTAG